From a region of the Penaeus vannamei isolate JL-2024 chromosome 2, ASM4276789v1, whole genome shotgun sequence genome:
- the LOC138865339 gene encoding dynein axonemal heavy chain 7-like, whose translation MKTSRRGSNGSPDPGGYALGGGGGRLLPGRPRMPAMRLAGYEEERQRHRRRLGALSELGLNTGPDLALHRPTPLYAIRESPSGSSFSGPAAATGVGPSQSLYLKTAPPPAPPSTAPALATSSASHPSPSSSLSSSSKGRNLVEEAPQGSLRRTSGESSDLEDLLGARRPLSTKELTRKIKRHQEMIRRERRKFIAGAEEPPARKKASYLEMLENRQEFRRTLVKLLKTEDTKTKAGRAKLERRYHYFITRGLSMTTSPLQRSWVTQILNLVPKHLRNQAGSCQQLLQQLQRAYEHNMRKVAVDFVLDSGKPRPRPKTSDGEEGRVGLESWVPARNAIRKNLHLLNPCMLQTLELWYREYSALRMVEVMKVMGEDRSLELDGFMTSVADQMDATHETLSRWFTQIQTVFYKGFQRGQMPGFSQPGRLASFCNAAVTIMTHNLQSLCLLSVFSVTSSLCGAEPLLHDPASIALWAREPTSGGSSHLEVSL comes from the exons ATGAAGACCTCCAGGAGAGGCAGCAACGGCTCGCCAGACCCCGGGGGATACGCCCTGGGAGGAGGCGGCGGGAGGCTCCTGCCGGGGAGGCCGCGCATG cCTGCAATGCGTCTGGCAGGCTACGAGGAGGAGCGCCAGAGACACCGACGGCGACTCGGGGCGCTGTCGGAGCTCGGCCTCAACACGGGACCCGACCTCGCCCTCCACCGCCCGACGCCGCTCTACG CTATAAGGGAATCTCCGAGCGGCAGCAGCTTCAGTGGCCCGGCGGCTGCGACAGGAGTAGGACCTTCGCAGAGTCTTTACCTCAAAacagctcctcctcctgctccgccTTCTACGGCTCCTGCTCTAGCGACCTCCTCGGCCTCCCACCcgtctccttcctcgtccttgtcctcctcctccaagggCAGGAACCTGGTGGAGGAGGCGCCGCAGGGGAGTCTCCGGAGGACCTCGGGGGAGAGCAGCGACCTCGAGGACCTCCTGGGGGCGAGGAGGCCGCTCTCGACGAAGGAACTCACCAGGAAGATCAAGAGGCACCAGGAGATGAtccggagggagaggaggaagttcATCGCGGGCGCGGAGGAACCGccg GCCCGCAAGAAAGCCAGCTACCTGGAGATGCTGGAGAACCGCCAGGAGTTCCGCCGGACACTCGTCAAACTCCTGAAGACGGAGGACACGAAGACGAAGGCGGGGAGGGCGAAGCTGGAGAGGCGCTACCACTACTTCATCACTCGAGGACTCTCCATGACCACCTCGCCCTTACAGAGGTCGTGGGTCACGCAGATTCTCAACCTCGTTCCCAAACATCTCAG GAACCAGGCGGGGTCTTGCCAACAGCTCTTGCAACAACTTCAACGCGCTTATGAACACAACATGAGGAAAGTAGCGGTGGATTTCGTCCTTGATTCCGGCAAACCGCGACCCAGGCCTAAGACAAGTGAT GGCGAAGAGGGTCGCGTGGGCCTCGAGTCTTGGGTTCCTGCAAGAAATGCAATAAGGAAGAATCTGCACTTGTTGAATCCTTGCATGTTGCAGACTTTGGAGCTCTGGTACAGGGAGTATAG cgccctccgcatggtggaggtgatgaaggtgatgggcGAGGACCGGAGCCTCGAGCTGGACGGCTTCATGACCAGCGTCGCCGACCAGATGGACGCCACGCACGAGACGCTGTCCAGGTGGTTCACGCAGATCCAGACCGTCTTTTATAAG GGCTTCCAGCGCGGCCAGATGCCCGGCTTCAGCCAGCCCGGCCGCCTCGCCTCCTTCTGCAACGCCGCCGTCACCATCATGACCCACAACCTGCAGTCGCTGTGCCTCCTGAGCGTGTTCTCCGTCACGTCCTCCCTCTGCGGCGCCGAGCCCTTGCTGCACGACCCCGCCTCCATCGCGCTCTGGGCCAGGGAACCGACGTCAGGTGGGTCCTCGCATCTCGAGGTCTCG TTATAG